In the Salinirubrum litoreum genome, one interval contains:
- the hflX gene encoding GTPase HflX, which translates to MSDERAVIAKRVDSGATADTSEITDLARSAGYEVVGELTQRRKEDAAFHFGEGKVEELAALVAETDASVVIVDNRLGPYQTYNIGGKLPEGVEVIDRFTLILEIFGQRAQTRKAQLQVELAELRYELPRAEAKASLAKRDERPGFMGLGEYDESRERDIKAQISNITDELDAIADKEETRREQRRESGFDLVALAGYTNAGKSTLLRQLAAELDVDENENRHPDLQRTAESEDRLFTTLGTTTRRAETGKRNVLLTDTVGFVSDLPHWLVESFQSTLDSVYRADLVLLVVDASESVEQMREKLVTCHDTLYQRNEAPIVTVLNKIDRVDPEELARKQDALTALAPNPVTVSGLTGENVDALRDRVEAELPDWREERLLLPMTDDTMSLVSWIHDHGHVETETYDDDHVTLAFEASPAVVEQARSKAERLTTSAGEEATEAQRERSAQTDEPAQTDGGPSA; encoded by the coding sequence ATGAGCGACGAGCGAGCCGTCATCGCGAAACGAGTCGACTCGGGCGCGACAGCCGACACGAGCGAGATCACCGACCTCGCCCGCTCTGCGGGCTACGAGGTCGTCGGCGAACTCACCCAGCGCCGGAAAGAGGACGCCGCCTTCCACTTCGGCGAGGGCAAAGTCGAGGAACTCGCCGCGCTGGTCGCCGAGACTGACGCGTCGGTCGTCATCGTCGACAACCGCCTCGGGCCCTACCAGACGTACAACATCGGCGGAAAGCTACCGGAGGGCGTCGAGGTGATCGACCGGTTCACGCTGATCCTCGAGATATTCGGCCAGCGAGCACAGACCCGGAAGGCACAGCTACAGGTCGAACTCGCGGAGCTCCGGTACGAACTCCCGCGTGCCGAGGCGAAAGCCTCGCTCGCCAAGCGCGACGAGCGCCCCGGCTTCATGGGGCTCGGCGAGTACGACGAGTCGCGCGAACGCGACATCAAGGCCCAGATCAGCAACATCACCGACGAACTGGACGCCATCGCCGACAAGGAGGAGACCCGCCGGGAACAGCGCCGGGAGTCGGGCTTCGACCTCGTTGCGCTGGCGGGCTACACGAACGCCGGGAAGTCCACCCTCCTCCGGCAACTCGCAGCCGAGTTGGACGTCGACGAGAACGAGAACCGGCACCCGGACCTCCAGCGGACCGCCGAGTCCGAGGATCGACTGTTCACGACGCTCGGCACCACGACCCGCCGGGCCGAGACCGGCAAACGAAACGTCCTGTTGACGGACACGGTCGGGTTCGTCTCCGACCTCCCGCACTGGTTGGTCGAGTCGTTCCAGTCCACCCTCGATTCGGTGTACCGGGCCGACCTCGTCCTCCTCGTCGTGGACGCCAGCGAGTCGGTCGAGCAGATGCGTGAGAAACTCGTCACCTGTCACGACACGCTCTACCAGCGCAACGAGGCCCCCATCGTCACGGTGCTGAACAAGATCGACCGCGTCGACCCCGAGGAGTTAGCGCGCAAGCAGGACGCCCTGACCGCACTCGCCCCGAATCCGGTGACGGTCTCGGGGCTGACCGGCGAGAACGTCGACGCACTCCGCGACCGCGTCGAGGCGGAACTGCCGGACTGGCGCGAGGAACGCCTCCTGCTCCCGATGACCGACGACACGATGAGTCTGGTCTCGTGGATCCACGACCACGGCCACGTCGAGACCGAGACGTACGACGACGACCACGTGACACTGGCGTTCGAGGCCAGTCCCGCCGTCGTCGAGCAGGCCCGGTCGAAAGCAGAGCGACTGACGACTTCGGCGGGCGAGGAGGCGACCGAAGCGCAGCGCGAGCGATCGGCGCAGACCGACGAACCGGCACAGACCGACGGCGGGCCCTCGGCCTGA